One window from the genome of Bacillus tianshenii encodes:
- a CDS encoding MoxR family ATPase: MEIETEIGQLSEQIEAVRSEISKQIVGQHEVVEQLLWTIFAGGHALLEGLPGVGKTQLIRTISDICSLKFSRIQFTPDLMPSDITGTMMIEPDTSGKQGFVFHHGPVFSNIVLADEINRATPKTQSALLEAMSEQTVSVMGEMKELPSPFFVLATQNPLELEGTYPLPEAQMDRFLLKIFVGYPSKEELKEIIHRTTSLVTPSLEKVAEADFITKVQTFSKEVLVSETVLDAAVKLITATHPDEQHAPELVRKYVNYGSGPRGLQSLIRIAKVRALLNGRVHLAIGDLKTCAKPVLRHRLFLNFEGEAENISADVIIDEIIQGIS; the protein is encoded by the coding sequence ATGGAAATTGAAACAGAAATCGGTCAACTATCAGAACAAATTGAAGCTGTTCGTTCGGAAATTTCCAAACAAATCGTTGGACAGCACGAAGTAGTTGAACAGTTGCTTTGGACCATTTTTGCAGGAGGACATGCCTTGCTTGAAGGGCTTCCAGGGGTCGGAAAAACGCAATTAATTCGAACGATTAGCGATATCTGTTCGTTAAAATTTTCGCGTATTCAATTTACGCCTGATTTAATGCCTTCTGATATAACAGGAACGATGATGATTGAGCCTGATACTTCAGGAAAGCAAGGCTTTGTATTTCATCATGGCCCTGTCTTTTCAAATATTGTGCTTGCAGATGAAATTAACCGGGCAACACCGAAAACACAAAGTGCCTTGTTAGAAGCAATGTCAGAGCAAACGGTAAGCGTTATGGGTGAAATGAAGGAGCTGCCATCTCCATTTTTCGTTCTTGCAACGCAAAATCCATTGGAGCTTGAAGGGACTTACCCACTTCCTGAAGCACAAATGGACCGCTTTCTCTTAAAGATTTTTGTCGGCTATCCGTCAAAGGAAGAATTAAAAGAAATTATTCACCGCACAACTAGCTTAGTTACACCTTCGCTTGAAAAGGTTGCTGAGGCTGATTTCATAACGAAGGTACAAACATTTAGTAAAGAAGTTCTTGTTTCTGAAACGGTATTAGATGCAGCAGTAAAGTTGATTACCGCAACACATCCTGATGAACAGCACGCACCAGAGCTTGTTCGCAAATATGTCAATTACGGGTCAGGACCGCGCGGGCTTCAATCCTTAATTCGAATTGCCAAAGTTAGAGCACTTTTAAATGGTCGTGTTCATTTGGCAATTGGTGATTTGAAAACGTGTGCAAAGCCTGTTCTTCGTCATCGCTTGTTTTTGAATTTTGAAGGTGAAGCAGAAAACATTTCAGCAGATGTCATTATCGATGAGATTATCCAGGGGATTTCGTAA
- a CDS encoding ABC transporter permease, with product MMAKSALMRWVINPVLNKEIKLRMRSFKSFIGIFFYLAALGLIALGFIYISTQNQTGFIRPEESRMMFHVLSYAQLGLILFMTPGLTAGVISGERERQTLNILLTTEQSSSSIIISKLFSSLSFLTLMIFASLPLYSIVFLFGGVSPLLILKTFLLYLMTIITVGSIGVFYSTIIRKTIISMIASYGTAMFLVFGTLFITMLSMMSVNTGLNQQQTTIIPYLMLMLNPGAVLFQSVEPYAMNEIQKAAGWTFPLTYSFFISYTVIAVVMLLLSIRKLRPNMKKGRKA from the coding sequence ATGATGGCGAAAAGTGCACTTATGAGATGGGTGATTAACCCTGTCTTAAATAAAGAAATAAAATTGCGAATGCGCTCATTTAAAAGCTTTATCGGTATTTTCTTTTATCTAGCGGCGCTTGGCTTGATTGCCCTTGGTTTTATCTATATATCCACTCAAAATCAAACAGGGTTTATTCGTCCAGAAGAAAGCCGAATGATGTTTCACGTTCTTTCCTATGCTCAGCTCGGGTTGATTTTATTTATGACGCCAGGATTAACTGCAGGGGTTATAAGCGGAGAGCGTGAACGACAAACTTTAAATATTTTGTTAACGACAGAGCAGTCATCAAGCTCCATTATCATTAGCAAACTCTTTTCTTCGTTATCTTTCTTAACCCTAATGATCTTTGCTTCACTGCCACTGTACAGCATTGTGTTTTTATTCGGTGGTGTGTCACCATTATTAATTTTAAAAACATTTTTGTTGTATTTGATGACAATAATTACAGTAGGAAGTATCGGTGTTTTTTATTCAACGATTATTCGAAAAACAATTATTTCAATGATTGCCTCCTACGGGACAGCAATGTTTCTTGTGTTTGGCACATTATTTATTACGATGCTTAGTATGATGAGCGTTAATACCGGGTTAAATCAGCAACAAACGACAATAATCCCATATTTAATGCTCATGCTGAACCCAGGTGCAGTGTTATTTCAATCTGTTGAGCCGTATGCAATGAATGAAATACAGAAAGCAGCAGGGTGGACATTTCCTCTTACTTACAGTTTCTTTATTTCTTACACCGTTATTGCTGTCGTTATGCTTCTGTTAAGCATTCGAAAGCTTCGACCAAATATGAAGAAAGGACGAAAAGCATGA
- a CDS encoding ABC transporter ATP-binding protein has product MIEIKNLTKKYGSFTALKGLNLSIKQGIVFGFVGPNGAGKSTTFSILATLLAPTSGEAYVDGVSVIDNPKEIRSKIGYMPDFFGVYDQFKVHEYLDFYGASYRIGKQERQQLMTQLLDLVDLSDKRDTYVDSLSRGMKQRLCLARSLIHDPQVLILDEPASGLDPRARIEMREIIKELKSMDKTILISSHILPELAEMCDEIGVIENGELAVHGSVREIQQALQADKILIVTLHAKVEEAIRFFEDNPHVSNLVRDNVEPNTIHFGFAGTDEEQVKLLGEAIQTGLPILNFQQRITDLEDVFLEITKGGV; this is encoded by the coding sequence ATGATTGAAATTAAAAACTTAACAAAAAAATATGGGTCATTCACAGCTTTAAAAGGGTTAAACCTATCAATTAAACAAGGTATTGTATTTGGATTTGTAGGGCCGAATGGAGCAGGAAAATCAACGACTTTTTCAATTCTTGCTACGCTTTTGGCTCCCACATCTGGTGAAGCCTACGTGGATGGTGTCAGTGTTATCGACAATCCGAAAGAAATTCGCAGCAAGATTGGTTATATGCCTGATTTCTTTGGGGTGTATGATCAATTTAAAGTACATGAATATTTAGACTTTTACGGTGCGAGCTATCGCATAGGAAAACAAGAGCGTCAACAATTAATGACACAGTTATTGGATTTAGTTGATTTGTCTGATAAACGTGATACCTATGTTGATTCACTGTCACGCGGGATGAAGCAGCGGCTTTGTCTTGCCCGTTCACTAATTCATGACCCACAGGTACTTATTCTTGACGAGCCTGCATCTGGCCTTGACCCGCGGGCGCGAATTGAGATGCGGGAAATCATTAAAGAATTAAAGAGTATGGATAAAACGATTCTCATTTCCTCACATATCCTTCCAGAATTAGCGGAAATGTGTGATGAAATTGGGGTAATTGAAAATGGTGAACTAGCTGTACATGGCTCTGTCAGGGAGATTCAGCAAGCATTGCAAGCGGATAAAATCTTAATTGTTACGCTTCACGCAAAGGTGGAAGAAGCGATTCGTTTCTTTGAAGATAATCCACATGTGTCAAACTTAGTTCGTGATAACGTAGAACCGAACACGATCCATTTTGGATTTGCTGGTACAGATGAAGAGCAAGTAAAGCTGTTAGGGGAAGCGATTCAAACTGGTTTGCCGATTTTAAATTTCCAACAGCGTATTACAGATTTAGAGGATGTCTTTTTAGAAATTACTAAGGGGGGCGTATGA